A window of Paenibacillus sp. genomic DNA:
GCAGGACACAAGCCGTCATTATTCAGTGCGTTCTTATATTTCGATGTCAGCTTTATGATCTGGGTGCTCTTAGGGCCTCTCGCCGTCATCATCGCCTCTGACTTCGAAATGAACGCCGCGCAGCGGGCGAACCTCGTCGCGCTTCCCGTCTTAGGCGGCTCGATTCTCCGCCTCGTTCTCGGTTGGATGACCGACTACATCGGTCCGAAGCGGACGTCGCAAATCGGCATGGCGCTGACGATGATCCCGCTCGTGTGGGGCTGGCTGTTCGCCTCTTCACTCGGCGAATTGTACGTCGTCGCGCTGCTCCTCGGCGTCGCCGGGGCCAGCTTCGCCGCCGCGCTGCCGCTGGCGAGCCGCTGGTACCCGCCGCAATATCAAGGCCTCGCGATGGGCATCGCCGGGGCGGGCAACAGCGGCACGGTGTTCACGACGCTGTTCGCGAACCGGATCGCGCAGCATTACGGCGACTGGCACGTCGTCTTCGGCTTCGCGCTCATCCCGATCACGATCGCCTTCATCGTCTTCTCGCTGCTGGCGAAGGACAGCCCGAACCAGCCGGCGCCGAAGAAGCTCGCCGATTACGCGGCGGTGCTCAAGCAATCCGACACTTGGTTGTTCTGCATCTTGTACAGCGTCACGTTCGGCGGGTTCGTCGGTATGACGAGTTACCTGACGATTTTCTATAACACGCAATACGGTTTGGAGCCGGTGCGGGCGGCCGATTTCACGACGCTGCTCGTCATCGCCGGCAGCTTCTTCCGCCCGGTGGGCGGCTGGCTGTCCGACAAGCTCGGCGGCAT
This region includes:
- a CDS encoding nitrate/nitrite transporter; this translates as MEAKGFMKAGHKPSLFSAFLYFDVSFMIWVLLGPLAVIIASDFEMNAAQRANLVALPVLGGSILRLVLGWMTDYIGPKRTSQIGMALTMIPLVWGWLFASSLGELYVVALLLGVAGASFAAALPLASRWYPPQYQGLAMGIAGAGNSGTVFTTLFANRIAQHYGDWHVVFGFALIPITIAFIVFSLLAKDSPNQPAPKKLADYAAVLKQSDTWLFCILYSVTFGGFVGMTSYLTIFYNTQYGLEPVRAADFTTLLVIAGSFFRPVGGWLSDKLGGIRMLLVLYGIVAVMMFGISTLPPIGFTTAMLFIAMMALGMGNGSVFQLVPQRFAKEIGVITGIVGAAGGLGGFFLPKILGNLKLATGSFTYGFLVLSGIAVVCIIVVAVAQGRWKRTFVGQGGRVSPVKA